Proteins encoded in a region of the Podarcis muralis chromosome 2, rPodMur119.hap1.1, whole genome shotgun sequence genome:
- the LOC114592021 gene encoding E3 ubiquitin-protein ligase TRIM7-like, translating to MAAGMPEKQLLEEVTCSICLDYFEDPVTTNCGHNFCRACLRDGLEKNPFCPQCRAALKPRQFKPNRKLANMVEIIRKIEEGKNANLCKGDQEPCKLFCKDDQVLICVICNLSKEHRDHQVVPVQEAAQEYKGKIVAQLQALEKKRENILHREQAEDEKKQKYLSQVGLEKLNIRCVFKQMQKFLKENERRWLAQLGDLEREVEKTWKENVASLSDESFRLNTLMSDMERKRQQPDSKFLQDIKNTLSRYQEGQLRQVVELSPGPEEGLRSYSHKSLVLKKVMEEIEESLEEALRKEPAKETMSKVNVILDPDTAHPFLVLSEDLTSVRWEDGYRGLPENPRRFDREFCVLGCERFVSGKHWWEVGVEEEEGAMWALGVARVSLRRKGCFSFSPKEGIWAVGKRPHGLPWPCQLFALTSPEWTPLALSHGPRKIRVSLDYEAGQVHFFDADSDGLIFAFSSASFSGERILPFFQVVSGVTMNC from the exons ATGGCAGCAGGAATGCCTGAGAAGCAGCTTCTCGAAGAAGTGACTTGCTCCATCTGCCTGGACTATTTCGAAGATCCAGTGACTACAAACTGTGGGCACAATTTCTGCCGAGCCTGCCTGAGAGATGGGCTGGAGAAGAACCCTTTTTGCCCTCAGTGCAGAGCAGCCTTGAAGCCACGGCAATTCAAGCCCAACAGGAAACTGGCAAACATGGTCGAAATAATCAGGAAAATTGAGGAGGGGAAAAACGCTAACCTGTGTAAGGGGGACCAGGAACCCTGCAAACTCTTCTGCAAGGATGACCAGGTCCTCATATGCGTGATCTGCAACCTATCCAAGGAGCACCGAGATCATCAGGTCGTCCCTGTGCAGGAGGCTGCCCAGGAGTATAAG GGGAAAATCGTGGCCCAGCTCCAAGCcctggagaaaaagagagaaaacattttGCACCGGGAACAGGCTGAAGATGAGAAGAAGCAGAAATATTTA TCACAGGTGGGATTGGAGAAACTCAATATCAGGTGTGTTTTCAAGCAAATGCAGAAGTTCCTTAAGGAAAACGAGCGCCGTTGGCTGGCCCAGCTAGGAGATCTGGAGAGAGAGGTTGAGAAGACATGGAAAGAAAATGTTGCCAGCCTCTCCGATGAGTCTTTCCGCCTCAACACGCTTATGAGCGACATggagaggaagaggcagcagcCAGACAGCAAATTCTTGCAG gacATCAAAAATACCCTGAGCAG GTATCAGGAGGGGCAACTGAGGCAGGTGGTGGAGCTTTCTCCAGGGCCTGAGGAAGGACTCAGAAGTTACTCTCATAAAAGTCTGGTTCTCAAAAAGGTCATGGAAGAAATTGAAG AGTCTTTGGAAGAAGCACTGCGCAAAG AGCCGGCAAAGGAAACAATGAGCAAAG tGAACGTGATTCTGGATCCCGACACAGCACACCCTTTCCTGGTTCTCTCGGAGGACCTGACCAGCGTGAGATGGGAAGACGGATATCGGGGCCTGCCCGAGAACCCCAGGAGATTTGACAGGGAATTCTGCGTGCTGGGCTGCGAGAGATTTGTGTCGGGAAAACACTGGTGGGAGGTCggggtggaagaggaggaaggggcgaTGTGGGCCTTAGGGGTGGCGCGAGTTTCCCTCAGGAGGAAGGGGTGTTTCAGCTTCAGTCCGAAGGAAGGCATCTGGGCTGTGGGGAAGAGACCGCACGGCCTGCCTTGGCCTTGCCAGCTGTTTGCTTTAACTTCCCCTGAGTGGACTCCTTTGGCCTTGAGCCATGGGCCCAGGAAGATCCGGGTGTCCCTGGACTATGAAGCGGGCCAGGTCCACTTTTTTGATGCCGATTCAGATGGCTTGATCTTTGCTTTCTCTTCAGCCTCCTTCTCTGGGGAGAGGATCCTGCCCTTTTTCCAGGTGGTCTCAGGGGTCACAATGAATTGCTGA